One Roseimaritima multifibrata DNA window includes the following coding sequences:
- a CDS encoding pyridoxal phosphate-dependent aminotransferase has protein sequence MTTNSDRHAFRPVPKTGVIYVMTEASKRGYLKNRSAWANFGQGAPEIDDIPNCPQRLTNIPIDVDSYEYAPVGGTMELREAVAKLYNERYRQGKKSQYTAENVAIGSGGRLALTRLVSTLGPSHIGHFLPDYTAYEELLGSFGTFIPIPISLAPNEHYEFSIEDLRKEILGKGLSTILLSNPSNPTGKVISGDRLKAWVDLSRELECAMLFDEFYSHYIYDPAITSVSAAEHIKDVNKDPIIVFDGLTKNWRYPGFRISWTLGPKNVIEGITSAGSFLDGGASHPIQNAAVNIVTREHADQEASAIKAHFKTKAEFLQTELEKLGIKTESPQGSFYCWGDLSNLPKNLRSGSELFAKAIENNLILVPGIYFDINPGKRRPKNLSIFENYARFSFGPSLPELELGISILKKIIQGT, from the coding sequence TTGACCACGAACTCCGATCGACACGCTTTCCGGCCAGTCCCCAAAACGGGCGTCATCTACGTGATGACCGAAGCCAGCAAGCGAGGGTATCTTAAAAATCGCTCGGCCTGGGCAAATTTCGGGCAAGGGGCTCCGGAAATTGACGACATCCCGAATTGCCCCCAGCGTCTTACCAATATTCCCATCGACGTTGATTCGTATGAATACGCCCCGGTCGGCGGGACCATGGAACTGCGCGAAGCGGTGGCCAAACTTTATAACGAGCGTTATCGGCAGGGCAAAAAAAGCCAATACACCGCAGAGAATGTCGCGATTGGCAGCGGTGGACGGCTGGCTCTGACCCGCTTGGTTTCGACTCTTGGTCCCAGCCATATTGGGCACTTCTTGCCCGACTACACCGCCTATGAAGAACTGCTAGGAAGTTTCGGGACTTTTATCCCCATCCCGATCTCACTCGCGCCAAATGAGCATTACGAATTTTCCATAGAGGACCTCCGCAAAGAAATCTTAGGCAAGGGACTTTCCACAATCCTCTTGTCGAACCCTTCGAATCCTACCGGAAAAGTCATCAGCGGCGACCGTCTGAAGGCATGGGTCGACCTTTCCAGAGAACTGGAATGTGCCATGCTATTTGATGAATTCTATAGTCACTACATCTACGATCCGGCAATCACCTCGGTTTCCGCCGCAGAACATATCAAGGATGTCAACAAAGACCCGATCATCGTCTTCGACGGACTAACCAAAAACTGGCGATACCCTGGGTTCCGAATCTCTTGGACGCTAGGTCCGAAAAACGTTATCGAAGGGATCACTTCGGCAGGCAGTTTCCTGGACGGCGGTGCCTCCCATCCGATTCAAAATGCCGCCGTCAACATTGTGACTCGCGAACATGCGGACCAAGAAGCGAGTGCGATTAAAGCACACTTCAAAACCAAAGCCGAATTCCTGCAAACCGAACTGGAAAAACTAGGGATCAAAACCGAATCACCACAGGGTTCCTTTTATTGCTGGGGAGACCTAAGCAACCTTCCCAAGAACCTCCGTTCGGGATCGGAACTGTTTGCGAAAGCGATCGAAAACAATTTGATTTTGGTCCCGGGCATCTACTTCGACATCAACCCAGGGAAACGGCGTCCCAAGAATCTGTCGATCTTTGAAAACTACGCGAGATTCTCATTCGGCCCCAGCCTACCCGAGCTGGAACTAGGGATTTCGATTCTGAAAAAGATCATCCAGGGGACGTGA
- the malQ gene encoding 4-alpha-glucanotransferase: MRFPRTSGILLHLTSLPGPDGIGDLGPQAYAFVDFLQKAGQQIWQILPLGPPAEGNSPYSCYSAFAGNPLLISLQELVRKGLLESSDLAEANGRLPSEGLPDAAVDYAAVADHKMPLLRLAYERFNQANNDEANQAFAQFCEQQASWLEDFARFESLLQHFQQADWSKWPEDLVKRDPAALAKWDAELSDSIRYSKFLQFVFDRQFVALKQYANDRHVLIYGDMPIFVAHESADVWANQELFCVDEKGRPTLVAGVPPDYFSKTGQLWGNPLYRWDVLAETNYAWWTARFATALRQFDLLRVDHFRGFEAYWEIPASARTAVAGSWRPGPGAAPFQAAREALGELPIIAEDLGMITAEVHALRESLGFPGMRVFQFGFDNVDDDFHRPDQFPEESAAYTGTHDNDTLMGWYKNRRPPREGIDPLAEIIKGEGEVHRKMIDAVLQSRSDIAIIPMQDLLGLGNEARMNLPGKAKGNWTWRVQAAALTEQLSSSFREQTKKAGRVHFDL; this comes from the coding sequence ATGCGGTTTCCAAGAACGTCCGGCATTCTGCTGCACCTTACAAGTTTGCCGGGCCCTGATGGGATCGGCGACCTAGGACCGCAGGCATATGCGTTTGTTGATTTTCTGCAAAAGGCTGGCCAACAGATCTGGCAGATCCTGCCTCTGGGTCCGCCGGCAGAGGGGAATTCCCCCTACAGCTGTTATTCAGCCTTCGCTGGAAATCCGCTGCTGATCAGTTTGCAAGAACTGGTACGTAAAGGGCTACTGGAAAGCTCGGACCTGGCGGAGGCAAACGGACGTTTGCCCAGCGAGGGATTACCGGACGCGGCGGTCGACTACGCCGCTGTGGCGGATCACAAAATGCCGTTGCTACGCCTAGCGTACGAACGTTTCAATCAGGCCAACAACGACGAAGCCAATCAGGCCTTTGCTCAGTTCTGCGAACAGCAGGCAAGCTGGCTGGAGGATTTTGCCCGCTTTGAATCGTTGTTGCAGCACTTCCAGCAAGCTGACTGGTCGAAATGGCCCGAGGACTTGGTAAAACGTGACCCCGCGGCTTTGGCCAAATGGGACGCTGAACTATCCGATTCCATTCGTTATTCGAAATTCCTACAGTTCGTTTTCGATCGCCAATTTGTGGCGCTCAAGCAATACGCCAACGATCGACATGTCCTGATCTATGGCGACATGCCTATCTTCGTCGCTCACGAAAGTGCGGACGTGTGGGCCAACCAAGAACTGTTTTGCGTCGACGAAAAAGGCCGGCCGACACTGGTCGCCGGAGTCCCACCGGACTACTTCAGCAAGACCGGTCAACTGTGGGGGAACCCACTCTACCGATGGGACGTCCTCGCGGAGACCAACTACGCCTGGTGGACCGCTCGATTTGCGACCGCACTGCGTCAGTTTGACCTGCTGCGTGTCGACCATTTCCGCGGCTTTGAAGCCTACTGGGAAATTCCCGCGTCGGCACGTACCGCCGTCGCAGGATCATGGCGTCCGGGGCCCGGAGCAGCTCCCTTCCAGGCAGCCCGCGAGGCGCTTGGCGAACTGCCAATCATTGCCGAAGACCTCGGAATGATCACCGCCGAAGTCCACGCACTCCGCGAGAGCCTAGGGTTCCCAGGAATGCGAGTCTTCCAATTTGGGTTTGACAATGTCGATGACGATTTCCATCGTCCCGATCAGTTCCCCGAAGAATCGGCCGCCTACACAGGGACTCATGACAATGACACCTTGATGGGATGGTATAAGAACCGTCGCCCGCCGCGCGAAGGAATCGATCCTTTGGCCGAAATCATCAAGGGGGAAGGGGAGGTCCATCGAAAAATGATCGATGCCGTCCTGCAATCGCGATCCGACATCGCCATCATCCCGATGCAAGATTTACTGGGGCTGGGCAATGAAGCGCGCATGAACCTACCGGGTAAAGCCAAAGGGAACTGGACGTGGCGCGTCCAAGCGGCGGCTCTCACGGAACAGCTTTCCAGCTCCTTTCGCGAACAAACAAAAAAAGCCGGCCGGGTCCATTTCGATCTTTAG
- a CDS encoding glycogen/starch/alpha-glucan phosphorylase encodes MSNTLDQKPAALDKNDEQILGPLPTEMRRHLCYTLGHPNSNGDLKYYYQALALAVRDRVCQQWQATRQRFASSTGRRVHYLSLEFLLGRSLNNAVLNLDLAESVKSALKQYGCELEEVAEAELDAGLGNGGLGRLAACFLDSCANLELPVAGYGIRYEFGMFHQHIENGRQVEDPDHWLRDGNPWEIKRPESTRTIKLYGHTERYHDAEGVPHSRWVGTQDLLALPFDMPIPGYKNETVNTLRLWKATTTDVFDLAEFNSGSYPEAVAEKNNAEQISMVLYPNDASENGKELRLKQQYFLVSASLQDVLAQWVNQYGDDFTDFGKKNCFQLNDTHPASAVPELMRLLMDEHGLAWDDAWKITSECMAYTNHTLLPEALERWSVGLFSHLLPRLLEIIYEINERFLGEVAKLYPGDLEIRKRVSLIEEGDHPHIRMAYLSIVGSFSVNGVAALHTELLKSGLFSDFYKIWPKKFNNKTNGVTQRRWLSHCNPGLRGLLNDTIGDQWEANLEEMAKLADFADDPAFHERWAEVKLANKRRLAEYVKENTGIVFPENAMFDVQVKRIHEYKRQLLNVMHVVHLYDRIRRGETQGMVPRCVLIGGKAAPGYHIAKLIVKLTNNVANVINNDPKNDLLKLVFFPNYRVSAMEVICPGTELSEQISTAGKEASGTGNMKFMMNGALTIGTLDGANIEIREKAGEENFFLFGMDANEVTQTRKDYRPNEIISADSDIRRVMELIEGGHFNANEPGIFDLLTSGVRNSEDQWLTIADFRSYIDAQQQVEATYQDQKKWNRMSILNSAHSGWFSSDRTIQQYADEIWGVKPLER; translated from the coding sequence ATGAGCAACACACTCGATCAGAAACCGGCAGCCCTCGACAAAAACGACGAACAAATTTTGGGGCCGTTGCCTACCGAAATGCGACGTCACCTTTGCTACACGCTGGGACACCCCAATTCGAACGGGGATCTAAAATATTACTACCAAGCCCTTGCTTTGGCCGTTCGCGATCGCGTTTGCCAGCAGTGGCAGGCGACTCGTCAGCGATTTGCGTCCAGCACTGGCCGCCGGGTTCATTACCTATCGCTTGAATTTTTGCTCGGCCGTTCGCTAAACAACGCGGTGCTGAATCTTGACCTAGCCGAATCGGTCAAAAGCGCCCTTAAGCAGTACGGGTGCGAACTGGAAGAAGTCGCCGAAGCCGAATTGGATGCAGGCCTTGGAAATGGTGGCTTGGGCCGCTTGGCCGCTTGCTTCCTGGACAGCTGTGCCAACCTGGAACTACCCGTTGCAGGTTACGGAATCCGCTACGAATTTGGCATGTTCCACCAGCACATCGAAAACGGCCGTCAGGTGGAAGATCCCGACCACTGGTTGCGTGATGGAAATCCTTGGGAAATCAAACGCCCCGAATCGACCCGAACGATCAAACTGTACGGTCACACCGAACGATATCATGACGCCGAAGGCGTTCCGCACAGCCGCTGGGTTGGAACCCAAGACCTGCTGGCGTTACCGTTTGACATGCCCATCCCAGGCTATAAAAACGAAACGGTTAACACCCTCCGCTTGTGGAAAGCGACCACGACCGACGTCTTCGATTTGGCTGAATTCAACTCGGGCAGCTATCCCGAAGCGGTTGCTGAAAAGAACAACGCCGAACAAATTTCGATGGTCTTGTATCCCAACGATGCCAGCGAAAACGGCAAAGAACTGCGTCTGAAACAACAATACTTCTTGGTTTCAGCCAGCCTTCAAGACGTATTGGCTCAGTGGGTCAACCAATACGGCGACGATTTCACCGATTTCGGCAAGAAGAACTGCTTCCAGTTAAACGACACCCATCCCGCGAGTGCCGTGCCTGAACTGATGCGGTTGCTGATGGACGAACATGGTTTGGCCTGGGACGACGCTTGGAAGATCACGTCCGAGTGCATGGCCTACACCAACCATACGCTCCTACCAGAGGCTCTCGAACGCTGGTCCGTTGGACTGTTCAGCCACCTGCTGCCGCGTCTGCTTGAAATCATCTACGAAATCAACGAACGCTTCCTTGGTGAAGTGGCAAAACTGTATCCGGGCGACCTAGAAATTCGCAAACGCGTTTCTTTGATCGAAGAGGGCGACCATCCTCACATCCGGATGGCTTACCTAAGCATCGTCGGCAGTTTCTCGGTCAACGGGGTTGCCGCCCTGCATACCGAATTGCTGAAGTCGGGATTGTTCTCGGACTTCTATAAAATCTGGCCTAAGAAATTTAACAACAAAACCAATGGCGTCACACAACGTCGTTGGCTGTCGCACTGCAACCCAGGACTTCGTGGTTTGTTGAACGACACCATTGGCGACCAGTGGGAAGCAAACCTAGAAGAGATGGCCAAATTGGCCGATTTTGCCGACGACCCTGCGTTCCACGAGCGTTGGGCAGAGGTAAAGCTTGCCAACAAACGACGACTGGCTGAATACGTCAAAGAAAACACGGGAATCGTGTTCCCTGAAAACGCGATGTTCGATGTTCAAGTAAAGCGAATTCACGAATACAAACGCCAATTGCTAAACGTGATGCATGTGGTCCATCTGTACGACCGTATTCGCCGTGGGGAAACCCAGGGAATGGTCCCTCGATGCGTACTGATTGGCGGCAAGGCAGCCCCTGGTTATCACATCGCAAAACTGATCGTCAAATTGACCAACAACGTTGCCAATGTCATCAACAATGACCCCAAGAACGATCTGTTGAAATTGGTTTTCTTCCCCAACTATCGTGTCTCTGCGATGGAAGTGATCTGCCCGGGGACCGAGTTGTCCGAGCAGATTTCGACCGCTGGGAAGGAAGCGTCTGGTACCGGGAACATGAAATTCATGATGAACGGAGCCCTCACGATCGGGACCCTCGACGGTGCCAATATCGAAATCCGCGAAAAAGCGGGTGAGGAAAATTTCTTCCTCTTCGGGATGGACGCCAACGAAGTCACACAGACCCGTAAAGACTATCGTCCAAACGAGATCATCTCTGCCGATTCGGATATCCGCCGGGTCATGGAATTGATCGAAGGTGGCCACTTCAACGCCAATGAGCCAGGAATTTTTGATCTCTTGACCTCCGGCGTCCGTAACTCCGAAGATCAATGGTTGACGATCGCTGATTTCCGCAGCTACATCGACGCCCAACAGCAAGTCGAAGCCACTTATCAGGATCAGAAAAAATGGAACCGAATGAGCATTCTCAATTCGGCCCATAGTGGCTGGTTCTCCAGCGACCGTACGATCCAACAATACGCGGACGAAATCTGGGGCGTTAAGCCTCTGGAACGGTAG
- a CDS encoding Tex family protein codes for MAATSSASTDLGAFAKIIAAELNLPERQVLAAVDLLGSGNTIPFIARYRKEVTQGLDEIALRAIEDALERQQNLAARRSTVLKSIEQQGAMTDDLRKQIHACTDIQQLELLYLPYKPKRRTRATIARERGLQPLADQLLQLTSLNQSKEQFLKAFVDSDKEVPDTETALKGAMDIIAEQWSETPETRTWLAKKAQSEGRIASKVKRGKKEEAAKFELYIDHNEAAKKIPSHRLLAMLRGESEGVLNVGISVDDAPVLRELKSKLVANPPAEFKQDLLETVEDCYQRLLMPATESAILQSLKAAADESAIDVFGKNLHELLMAPPAGPRVTIGIDPGFRTGCKIAVVDETGQFLSNTTIYPTPPKQDTDGAGKVLLRFIEKFHVELIAIGNGTASRETDAFVGQLIRDHNLAVTKVMVSEAGASIYSASELAAKEFPDLDITVRGAISIARRLQDPLAELVKSDPKSIGVGQYQHDVNQSLLRKCLDRTVQSCVNRVGVDLNMASAPLLAQVAGIGPKIAENIVQYRNENGRFRNRKELTKVPKLGKKAFEQAAGFLRIRGGDEPLDNSAVHPESYPVVAKMAQQLQTKTDALVGNATLSSKLKAADFVDKKFGMPTIQDILSELGKPGRDPRSEFRAVQFDDTVNTMEDLKPGLILEGVITNVTHFGAFVDIGVHQDGLIHISQLADTYVSDPAEIVSVGDVVKVKVLEIDIPRKRISVSRRLQANA; via the coding sequence ATGGCTGCTACTTCCTCTGCTTCGACCGACCTTGGTGCCTTCGCCAAAATCATTGCTGCCGAACTGAACCTACCGGAGCGACAGGTACTGGCAGCCGTCGACCTGCTGGGATCCGGGAATACCATCCCCTTTATCGCCCGATACCGAAAAGAAGTGACGCAGGGGCTGGATGAAATCGCACTGCGAGCTATTGAAGATGCCCTGGAACGACAACAGAATCTTGCCGCCCGGCGATCCACGGTCCTAAAAAGTATCGAACAACAAGGTGCGATGACCGATGACCTGCGGAAACAGATCCATGCCTGCACCGACATTCAACAACTGGAATTGCTTTACCTACCGTACAAGCCAAAACGGCGTACCAGGGCGACGATCGCGCGCGAACGAGGGCTGCAACCGCTAGCCGATCAATTGCTGCAGCTGACCTCATTGAACCAAAGCAAAGAGCAATTCCTTAAGGCGTTTGTCGATTCAGACAAAGAGGTCCCCGATACCGAAACGGCCCTCAAAGGAGCGATGGATATCATCGCCGAACAATGGTCGGAAACACCTGAAACCCGAACCTGGCTAGCCAAGAAAGCTCAATCGGAAGGACGCATTGCCTCGAAGGTCAAACGTGGCAAGAAAGAGGAAGCCGCGAAATTTGAACTGTATATCGACCACAATGAAGCGGCAAAAAAAATCCCCTCACACCGCTTGCTAGCAATGCTGCGTGGAGAATCCGAAGGGGTTTTGAACGTCGGAATTTCAGTCGATGATGCCCCCGTCCTGCGAGAACTAAAATCAAAACTGGTCGCGAATCCCCCCGCAGAGTTCAAACAGGATCTGCTGGAAACGGTCGAAGATTGTTATCAACGATTGTTAATGCCCGCAACCGAATCGGCGATCTTGCAATCGCTGAAAGCGGCCGCCGACGAATCGGCGATCGACGTGTTTGGAAAGAACCTGCATGAATTATTGATGGCCCCACCGGCGGGACCTCGAGTCACGATCGGCATCGATCCTGGTTTCCGAACCGGATGCAAAATTGCAGTGGTCGACGAAACGGGGCAATTCCTCAGCAACACCACGATTTATCCGACACCTCCTAAACAGGACACCGATGGGGCCGGGAAGGTCTTGCTGCGATTCATCGAAAAATTCCACGTCGAACTGATCGCGATCGGCAATGGAACGGCCTCGCGAGAAACCGATGCCTTTGTCGGCCAATTGATCCGCGATCACAATCTGGCGGTCACCAAGGTCATGGTCAGCGAAGCGGGCGCATCGATCTACTCGGCCAGCGAACTTGCCGCCAAAGAATTTCCCGACTTGGACATCACCGTTCGGGGGGCGATCAGTATCGCTAGGCGACTGCAAGACCCGTTGGCTGAATTGGTCAAATCGGATCCCAAATCGATTGGGGTAGGGCAGTACCAACACGATGTGAACCAAAGCCTACTACGAAAATGCCTGGATCGAACCGTCCAGTCATGCGTTAACCGCGTCGGCGTGGACCTGAACATGGCAAGTGCTCCCTTGCTAGCTCAAGTGGCTGGCATCGGCCCTAAAATCGCCGAGAACATTGTTCAGTACCGCAACGAGAACGGACGTTTCCGCAACCGCAAGGAACTGACCAAAGTCCCCAAGCTAGGAAAAAAAGCGTTCGAGCAAGCGGCTGGTTTCTTGCGCATCCGAGGAGGCGACGAACCGCTGGACAATTCTGCCGTCCATCCGGAAAGCTATCCGGTCGTCGCCAAGATGGCTCAGCAACTGCAAACCAAAACGGATGCATTGGTAGGGAATGCCACCCTCAGCAGCAAATTAAAAGCGGCCGATTTCGTCGACAAGAAATTTGGAATGCCGACCATTCAAGACATTCTAAGTGAACTTGGGAAGCCGGGACGCGACCCACGTAGTGAATTCCGCGCCGTCCAGTTTGATGATACCGTCAACACGATGGAGGACCTCAAACCAGGACTGATCCTGGAGGGGGTGATCACCAATGTCACGCACTTCGGAGCCTTCGTGGACATCGGAGTCCACCAAGACGGATTAATCCATATCTCCCAATTAGCCGACACCTATGTCAGCGACCCTGCCGAAATTGTTTCGGTCGGCGACGTCGTCAAAGTCAAAGTTCTGGAAATCGATATTCCTCGAAAACGAATCTCGGTTTCACGTCGACTGCAAGCAAATGCCTAA
- a CDS encoding vWA domain-containing protein: MLNFASPERWIWLLAAIPIVACFFLRSRRKSQAIATLQFWDQAFHDQPPRSWGGPLRYVGSLFLQLLILGILVFALLNPQQPVDSASQKHLIFVLDRSASMQATDGSGSRWQQALAAIDAELRSVTDGQQVALLATGQPVQVIVGMSDSAAAVRDRLPTLKSGDGPTDLLAAIEMASRLAPDQSSVEIVVVTDGAGGTWVAERLEEFEGVRILSVGRPVANAGITQFQARRSFNDPLGVTVMLEVESFIDAADAPISGRVHLELEGELLDVWPIELTGRKVWRKDWQHVTANGGKLTARLEIFAGTDGLAVDNEAFAYLPPRPSVPVNLVSEVPATFVANGLRSIAGVELFESISPLSPRPANGVTVLNGVVPNPLPAGPLLVLNPPAASPFWELGDSIPQPIVETQADSSPLLSHVHLVNVTLPEARALRLTAPNHQPLLKAAGNQVMMAVQRVPDGSNPQAGGLRRMVLLSGNIEAGELPMRVAFPILLSNSIDWLSLRSLEWTPSLRTGQVIQRLGTDGQVSIGPWETVGWHSLERSGASVGSGAVQAAETEVATAPIAVNLASRTESNLLQDRPEIDRPAQTSRKQPVAYWWYIIAASIGLLVIEWGFYQRRMVG, from the coding sequence ATGCTGAATTTTGCTTCCCCTGAACGTTGGATATGGTTGCTAGCGGCGATTCCAATCGTCGCCTGTTTTTTCCTGCGTTCAAGACGGAAGTCGCAAGCCATTGCCACTTTACAGTTCTGGGACCAAGCATTTCATGATCAGCCGCCTCGATCTTGGGGCGGGCCTTTGCGGTATGTGGGCAGTTTGTTTCTGCAGTTGCTGATTCTTGGAATTCTGGTCTTTGCATTGCTAAATCCACAGCAACCTGTCGATTCCGCGTCGCAGAAGCATTTGATTTTTGTGCTGGATCGGTCGGCTAGTATGCAAGCGACCGACGGTTCGGGCAGTCGCTGGCAGCAAGCACTGGCAGCCATCGATGCCGAATTGCGTTCGGTTACGGACGGTCAACAGGTCGCATTGTTGGCGACTGGCCAGCCGGTTCAAGTGATTGTCGGAATGTCCGATTCCGCAGCCGCCGTACGCGACCGTTTGCCCACGCTGAAATCGGGGGACGGGCCCACCGATTTACTTGCCGCGATCGAAATGGCTTCTCGTTTAGCTCCGGACCAGTCTTCTGTCGAGATTGTCGTTGTGACCGACGGGGCTGGTGGGACCTGGGTTGCTGAACGCTTGGAAGAATTTGAGGGGGTAAGAATTCTTTCTGTCGGACGCCCGGTCGCGAACGCCGGGATCACTCAGTTTCAGGCTCGCCGGTCCTTCAACGATCCGTTGGGCGTTACGGTCATGCTGGAGGTTGAATCGTTCATCGACGCGGCAGACGCTCCCATTTCGGGACGCGTGCATCTAGAGCTGGAGGGAGAGTTGTTGGATGTCTGGCCGATCGAATTGACCGGGAGAAAAGTTTGGCGAAAAGATTGGCAGCATGTGACCGCGAACGGTGGCAAGTTGACGGCTCGGTTGGAAATCTTTGCGGGGACCGATGGACTGGCTGTCGACAACGAAGCCTTCGCTTATCTGCCGCCGCGGCCTTCCGTTCCTGTCAATTTGGTGAGTGAGGTGCCAGCTACCTTTGTCGCAAATGGTTTGCGGTCGATCGCTGGCGTTGAATTATTCGAATCGATATCACCGCTTTCTCCTCGGCCTGCCAACGGGGTGACCGTTTTAAATGGCGTCGTCCCCAATCCACTCCCCGCGGGGCCACTGTTGGTTCTAAATCCACCAGCCGCTTCGCCGTTTTGGGAGCTTGGCGATTCGATCCCCCAGCCTATTGTGGAAACTCAAGCCGATTCGTCTCCGCTGCTGAGCCATGTTCATTTGGTCAACGTGACTTTGCCAGAGGCTCGTGCACTGCGCTTAACGGCACCCAATCATCAGCCGCTGCTGAAGGCCGCGGGGAATCAAGTGATGATGGCGGTCCAGCGTGTTCCGGATGGTTCGAATCCGCAAGCGGGAGGGCTGCGGCGGATGGTTCTGTTGTCTGGAAATATTGAAGCTGGCGAATTGCCGATGCGAGTTGCCTTTCCCATTCTGCTAAGTAATTCGATTGACTGGCTTTCATTGCGATCGCTGGAGTGGACGCCTTCGCTGCGGACCGGGCAAGTGATTCAACGGCTTGGTACGGACGGTCAGGTCTCGATTGGTCCTTGGGAAACCGTTGGCTGGCATTCACTGGAACGCTCGGGGGCCTCGGTTGGTTCGGGGGCGGTGCAAGCGGCTGAAACAGAGGTGGCCACGGCACCGATTGCGGTCAACCTGGCCAGTCGCACTGAAAGTAACTTGCTGCAGGATCGTCCTGAAATCGACCGGCCTGCACAAACATCGCGGAAACAACCTGTTGCCTATTGGTGGTACATCATTGCGGCCTCGATTGGTTTGCTTGTGATCGAATGGGGATTCTATCAACGCAGGATGGTGGGCTGA
- a CDS encoding N-formylglutamate amidohydrolase: MSLLISCENGGTEVPRFIADAFSSVKARQDLATSRGFDHGARTAATWLSRLTNSPLVACQFTRLAIDVNHSLHHRHLLSKYTKKQPAELRSELAERLYKPYRREVRNKVEHLLTRHAYVIHVAVRTFPPVGRKGPRRTDIGLAYDSRRDEELELCLDWYEEMYDILPWVRVRRNYPFRGRRDSLVKSLRDQFSEDEYIGVEIHLNQAWAARQTQVRDRTLLGIAKSLANILDLPLATAIEAA; encoded by the coding sequence ATGTCCTTGCTGATTTCCTGCGAAAACGGAGGTACCGAGGTCCCCCGTTTCATCGCCGACGCTTTTTCAAGCGTTAAGGCTAGGCAGGATTTAGCGACATCTCGTGGATTTGACCACGGCGCTCGCACCGCGGCAACGTGGCTTTCGCGACTGACAAATTCACCGCTGGTCGCTTGCCAGTTTACTCGACTTGCGATCGACGTGAATCATTCATTGCACCATCGTCACCTGCTATCGAAGTATACCAAAAAGCAGCCTGCAGAACTGCGGTCCGAGCTGGCCGAAAGGCTCTATAAACCGTACCGCCGCGAAGTTCGCAACAAGGTCGAGCATCTGCTGACGCGGCACGCCTACGTGATCCACGTGGCCGTGCGAACCTTTCCTCCCGTGGGGAGGAAAGGCCCCCGGCGGACGGATATCGGTTTGGCCTACGACTCGCGTCGAGACGAAGAACTAGAACTTTGTCTTGATTGGTACGAAGAAATGTACGATATCCTCCCGTGGGTACGGGTTCGTCGTAACTATCCCTTTCGCGGCCGCCGCGACAGCTTGGTTAAATCCTTGAGGGATCAATTTTCTGAAGATGAATACATCGGCGTTGAAATCCACCTCAATCAGGCCTGGGCAGCACGGCAAACTCAAGTTCGTGACCGCACCCTTTTGGGAATCGCCAAAAGCCTAGCAAACATTCTGGACCTTCCTCTGGCAACCGCCATCGAAGCCGCTTGA
- a CDS encoding DUF1559 domain-containing protein: MVRTKRSGFTLVELLVVIAIIGVLVGLLLPAVQAAREAARRMSCSNNLKQFGIALHNYHDTFKVLPPGAIWKREPSGASLTTLPPENARDAGWGATWLVMILPFMEQQNLADQYDSRLPARHPNNLAVVTTEMDMFKCPSSVPAANLTQDYNGFSKGNYAGNSGAGRLLRRSDSTNANLAGVFHVLQERGTGFQEILDGTSNVAMTSEIMASNSGGDDRGAWAWSTGPLFSGGTGATCTGTGFHTPNATNRLDCSHYSSNDQTNPRTGWRSNPDSVDASVAARSFHPSGVMMGLVDGSVRFMSETIDTTTYINLLARGDGNVVQLD; encoded by the coding sequence ATGGTACGAACGAAGCGATCGGGTTTTACACTGGTTGAACTCTTGGTGGTCATCGCGATCATTGGAGTATTAGTTGGATTGCTTTTACCTGCAGTTCAAGCAGCCCGTGAGGCGGCTCGTCGTATGAGCTGCTCAAACAACCTAAAACAATTTGGGATTGCGCTCCATAACTACCACGACACCTTTAAAGTGCTTCCACCGGGAGCCATTTGGAAACGTGAACCAAGTGGCGCATCGCTGACAACGCTCCCTCCAGAAAATGCACGCGACGCCGGTTGGGGTGCGACTTGGTTGGTCATGATTTTGCCGTTCATGGAACAGCAAAACCTTGCCGATCAATACGATTCTCGGCTGCCAGCTCGCCATCCTAATAACCTCGCCGTGGTCACCACCGAAATGGACATGTTTAAATGCCCATCTTCCGTCCCTGCGGCAAATTTGACTCAGGATTACAACGGTTTCTCCAAAGGCAATTATGCAGGGAACAGCGGTGCAGGGCGGCTCCTACGTCGCTCCGATTCAACCAACGCTAACCTCGCCGGTGTGTTCCATGTTCTTCAAGAGCGTGGAACGGGGTTCCAAGAAATCCTTGATGGAACTTCTAACGTCGCAATGACTAGCGAAATCATGGCATCGAATTCCGGTGGCGATGATCGCGGAGCTTGGGCATGGTCCACGGGACCTCTGTTTTCCGGAGGCACCGGCGCCACTTGTACCGGAACCGGTTTCCATACTCCCAACGCAACCAATCGATTGGACTGTAGTCACTACTCGTCCAACGACCAAACCAACCCCCGAACGGGCTGGCGCAGTAATCCCGACTCCGTCGACGCCAGTGTCGCGGCTCGTAGTTTTCACCCGTCGGGCGTCATGATGGGCTTGGTTGACGGAAGTGTTCGCTTCATGAGCGAAACGATCGATACAACCACCTACATCAACTTGCTTGCACGAGGCGATGGCAACGTCGTGCAACTGGATTAG